AAGAGATTGCTAAAATATTAGGTATTCGTACAGAATCCTCTAACTCAACTGATTATACACTCATGAGTGGAAAAAACGAAAAGATCATCTCGATCGTTAAACAGCTTGGTGGAACACACTATCTTACCGGTCCTTCTGCTCAAGCATATATAAAACCAGAACTATTCAAAAAGAACAGCATCGAGATCGAATTTATGGATTACTCGCACTATCCAATCTATG
This sequence is a window from Candidatus Cloacimonadota bacterium. Protein-coding genes within it:
- a CDS encoding WbqC family protein, yielding EIAKILGIRTESSNSTDYTLMSGKNEKIISIVKQLGGTHYLTGPSAQAYIKPELFKKNSIEIEFMDYSHYPIYDQPWGKFSHNVSILDMLFCTGSKAHKYIWG